A region of Pyxidicoccus parkwaysis DNA encodes the following proteins:
- the fumC gene encoding class II fumarate hydratase codes for MSTKNVRIEKDTFGPIEVPAEHLWGAQTQRSLQNFAISTERMPPALIRALVLVKKAAAIVNMENSSLPRDKGEAIVKAADEVLAGKHDGEFPLSVWQTGSGTQTNMNCNEVLANRASELMGGERGEGRKVHANDDVNKGQSSNDVFPTAMSVAAATAIVEQVLPEVKALRDVLAEKARAFKDIVKIGRTHLQDATPLTLGQELSGYVAQLEHARGHLELALPHLYELALGGTAVGTGLNAPKGYAERVAKEISRLTGHPFVTAPNKFEALAANDALVHAHGALKGLAASLFKVANDVRWLSSGPRSGLGEITIPENEPGSSIMPGKVNPTQSEALTMLCAQVMGNDVAVSVGGASGNFELNVFKPLIIHNVLQSCRLLADGMRSFRLHCAVGIEPNMPRIRENLERSLMLVTALNPHIGYDNAAKIAKTAHKEGKTLKEVAVALGLLTAEQFDQWVRPEAMTGQKD; via the coding sequence GTGAGCACGAAGAACGTTCGCATCGAGAAGGACACCTTCGGCCCCATCGAGGTGCCCGCCGAGCACCTCTGGGGCGCGCAGACCCAGCGCAGCCTCCAGAACTTCGCCATCTCCACCGAGCGCATGCCGCCCGCACTCATCCGCGCGCTCGTCCTGGTGAAGAAGGCCGCCGCCATCGTCAACATGGAGAACAGCTCCCTTCCGCGCGACAAGGGCGAGGCCATCGTCAAGGCCGCCGACGAGGTGCTCGCCGGCAAGCACGACGGCGAGTTTCCCCTGAGCGTCTGGCAGACGGGCAGCGGCACCCAGACGAACATGAACTGCAACGAGGTGCTGGCCAACCGCGCCTCGGAGTTGATGGGCGGCGAGCGCGGCGAGGGCCGCAAGGTCCACGCCAACGACGACGTCAACAAGGGGCAGAGCTCCAACGACGTCTTCCCCACCGCGATGAGCGTGGCCGCCGCCACCGCCATCGTCGAGCAGGTGCTCCCCGAGGTGAAGGCGCTCCGGGACGTGCTCGCGGAGAAGGCCCGCGCGTTCAAGGACATCGTCAAGATTGGCCGCACGCACCTGCAGGACGCGACGCCGCTCACGCTGGGGCAGGAGCTCAGCGGCTACGTGGCGCAATTGGAGCACGCGCGCGGGCACCTGGAGCTGGCCCTGCCGCACCTGTACGAACTGGCCCTGGGCGGCACCGCCGTGGGCACCGGCCTCAACGCGCCGAAGGGCTACGCCGAGCGCGTGGCGAAGGAGATTTCCCGCCTCACCGGCCACCCCTTCGTCACCGCGCCCAACAAGTTCGAGGCGCTCGCCGCCAATGACGCCCTCGTCCACGCGCACGGGGCCCTCAAGGGGCTGGCCGCGTCGCTCTTCAAGGTGGCCAATGACGTGCGCTGGCTTTCCTCGGGGCCGCGCTCGGGGCTGGGTGAAATCACCATTCCGGAGAACGAGCCCGGCAGCTCCATCATGCCGGGCAAGGTGAACCCCACGCAGAGCGAGGCGCTCACCATGCTGTGCGCCCAGGTGATGGGCAACGACGTGGCCGTCTCCGTCGGCGGCGCGTCCGGCAACTTCGAGCTGAACGTCTTCAAGCCGCTCATCATCCACAACGTCCTGCAGAGCTGCCGGCTGCTGGCGGACGGCATGCGCAGCTTCCGCCTCCACTGCGCCGTGGGCATCGAGCCCAACATGCCGCGCATCCGGGAGAACCTGGAGCGCAGCCTGATGCTCGTCACCGCGCTCAATCCGCACATCGGCTACGACAACGCCGCGAAGATTGCCAAGACGGCCCACAAGGAGGGCAAGACGCTGAAGGAGGTCGCCGTCGCATTGGGCCTCCTCACCGCCGAGCAGTTCGACCAGTGGGTCCGCCCGGAGGCCATGACGGGTCAGAAGGACTGA
- the clpP gene encoding ATP-dependent Clp endopeptidase proteolytic subunit ClpP — translation MNVPFVIETTHRGERAYDLYSRLLKDRIIMLGTPVNDDVANIIVAQLLFLESEDPDKGINLYINSPGGSVTAGLAIYDTMQYVKCPVSTICVGQAASMGALLLLAGAKGKRYALPNSRIMIHQPLGGAQGQATDIDIQAKEILRLRSYINGLIVKHTGHTIERIEKDTERDYFMSAEDARQYGLIDEVVEKQRITPTPAGK, via the coding sequence ATGAATGTCCCCTTCGTCATCGAGACCACGCACCGCGGCGAGCGGGCGTATGACCTGTACAGCCGGCTCCTCAAGGACCGCATCATCATGCTGGGCACGCCCGTCAACGATGACGTGGCGAACATCATCGTGGCCCAGCTGCTGTTCCTGGAGTCCGAGGACCCCGACAAGGGCATCAACCTCTACATCAACTCGCCCGGCGGCTCGGTGACGGCCGGCCTCGCCATCTACGACACCATGCAGTACGTGAAGTGTCCGGTGTCCACCATCTGCGTGGGCCAGGCGGCCTCCATGGGCGCGCTGCTGCTGCTGGCCGGCGCGAAGGGCAAGCGCTACGCGCTCCCCAACAGCCGCATCATGATTCACCAGCCGCTCGGCGGCGCGCAGGGCCAGGCCACGGACATCGATATCCAGGCCAAGGAAATCCTCCGCCTGCGCAGCTACATCAACGGCCTCATCGTGAAGCACACGGGCCACACCATCGAGCGCATCGAGAAGGACACCGAGCGCGACTACTTCATGAGCGCCGAGGACGCCCGTCAGTACGGCCTCATCGACGAGGTGGTGGAGAAGCAGCGCATCACCCCCACCCCCGCCGGGAAGTAG
- a CDS encoding SDR family oxidoreductase, with protein sequence MSPKQKVALVVGAQGVIGRNLVTHLASLGDWDVIGLSRRGGPSEGRVRHVEVDLLDAKDCRAKLGGLTHVTHIFYAAYQDRPTWAELVAPNLAMLVNVVDAVEPVARGLRHISLMQGYKVYGAHLGPFKTPAREMDAHHMPPEFNVDQQAFLEARQQGKAWTWSAIRPSVVCGFALGNPMNLAMVIAVYASISKELGLPLRFPGKPGAYDKLLEMTDAGLLAKATVWAATDERCANQAFNINNGDLFRWNELWPRIARHFDLEVAPPLPMSLDVVMADKEPLWQRMQEKHGLERHAYKDVSSWRFGDFVFSWDYDMFADGTKARRFGFHEYVDTEAMFLGIFDDFRRRRVIP encoded by the coding sequence ATGAGTCCGAAGCAGAAGGTCGCCCTCGTCGTCGGAGCCCAGGGCGTCATCGGCCGCAACCTCGTCACCCACCTCGCGTCGCTCGGCGACTGGGACGTCATCGGCCTGTCGCGGCGGGGAGGCCCGTCGGAGGGGCGCGTGCGGCACGTGGAGGTGGACCTGCTCGACGCGAAGGACTGCCGCGCGAAGCTGGGCGGCCTCACTCACGTCACGCACATCTTCTACGCCGCGTATCAAGACAGGCCGACGTGGGCGGAGCTGGTGGCGCCCAACCTCGCAATGCTGGTCAACGTCGTGGACGCCGTGGAGCCCGTGGCGCGCGGCCTGCGGCACATCAGCCTGATGCAGGGCTACAAGGTCTACGGCGCGCACCTGGGCCCGTTCAAGACGCCGGCCCGCGAGATGGACGCGCACCACATGCCGCCCGAGTTCAACGTGGACCAGCAGGCCTTCCTGGAGGCGCGGCAGCAGGGCAAGGCCTGGACCTGGTCCGCCATCCGCCCGTCCGTGGTGTGCGGCTTCGCGCTCGGCAACCCGATGAACCTGGCCATGGTCATCGCGGTGTACGCCAGCATCTCGAAGGAACTGGGCCTGCCGCTGCGCTTCCCCGGCAAGCCGGGCGCGTACGACAAGCTGCTGGAGATGACGGACGCGGGGCTGTTGGCGAAGGCCACGGTCTGGGCCGCCACCGACGAGCGCTGCGCCAACCAGGCCTTCAACATCAACAACGGCGACCTGTTCCGGTGGAACGAGCTGTGGCCGAGGATTGCGCGCCACTTCGACCTGGAGGTGGCGCCGCCGCTGCCCATGTCACTGGACGTCGTCATGGCGGACAAGGAGCCGCTGTGGCAGCGCATGCAGGAGAAGCACGGCCTGGAGCGCCACGCGTACAAGGACGTGTCCTCGTGGCGCTTCGGCGACTTCGTCTTCTCGTGGGACTACGACATGTTCGCAGACGGCACGAAGGCTCGGCGCTTCGGCTTCCACGAGTACGTGGACACGGAGGCCATGTTCCTCGGCATCTTCGACGACTTCCGCCGCCGCCGCGTCATTCCCTGA